From Spea bombifrons isolate aSpeBom1 chromosome 6, aSpeBom1.2.pri, whole genome shotgun sequence, a single genomic window includes:
- the FAM107A gene encoding actin-associated protein FAM107A translates to MSQKWFDRVRVPEAAPTGMHRTMLVKSASMYSEIQRDPPDIGSILSHPDYLEGNPELIKPKKILNPVKASRSHQELHRELLMNHRRGLGIDKKPELQRVLEHRRRDKIIQQKKEEEELKKLQSPFEQELLKRQQRLEQLEREQEEVKEEGHAPEFIKVKENLRRTATLQERVE, encoded by the exons ATGTCTCAGAAGTGGTTTGACCGGGTGAGGGTGCCGGAGGCCGCCCCGACGGGAATGCACCGAACGATGCTGGTCAAGTCTG CCTCCATGTACTCCGAGATACAGAGGGATCCTCCGGATATCGGCAGCATTCTGTCTCATCCTGATTACTTGGAGGGAAACCCGGAACTCATCAAGCCCAAAAAGATCCTTAATCCCGTGAAGGCCTCAAGAAGCCACCAGGAGCTCCATCGAGAACTTCTAATGAACCATCGAAG aggtCTGGGGATTGACAAAAAGCCGGAGCTCCAGAGAGTCCTGGAACATCGCCGAAGAGACAAAATCATCCAacagaagaaagaggaagaggagctCAAGAAGCTACAGTCTCCGTTCGAACAGGAGCTTCTAAAGAGACAGCAGAGATTAGAACAG CTTGAAAGAGAACAGGAAGAGGTTAAAGAGGAAGGACACGCACCAGAATTCATAAAAGTCAAGGAAAACCTAAGAAGAACGGCCACGTTACAGGAGAGAGTAGAATAG